The sequence below is a genomic window from Carassius gibelio isolate Cgi1373 ecotype wild population from Czech Republic chromosome A17, carGib1.2-hapl.c, whole genome shotgun sequence.
TTTGAAGGACATGCAGCTTTGATCGTCTTGAGCAAAGTCTTCGTTGTTGGACTCGGAATCGAGCCCGCTGGTGTTTGCGGAGGGCAGGTAAAGGAGGTTGTTGTCGAGGGAGCTCAGTTTATTATGAATGGTTTTACGCAGGAGGTGAGATATGATGGAGCCGCTGTGGTAGGAAGCCAGAGGCCCGTCGAATGTGCTTCTGTGGTAGCAGGGGAGCAGGTGCTCAGCTTTACTGTCCTCCATGCAGCCGTCGCTCGGCTTGTGCATGCTGTGTTCAGGCGGGCTCAGGTTCATGGTTTTCACAGGCTGCAGATGCTGGACTTTCCGTACACAATAATGAGCCTCGGAAACTGGGGGTCTGTAAtactttgtaaataaataaataaataaaattaattaggcATTATGATAACTCTGCATTCCTCATATCTCAGTCCTACATTATTATAAATAGTATTACATTCTAATCCATACATTCCTAGAAGATAAATGGTGCACAAACAaatttcatattcaaacacatatTCACATTTACTCGGTGTTCTGTtcattgaatataaaaataatgcttttttttttttttacctgtttcaAGTAATGattacaaacatacaaattatacATGAGATTTCAAAAGATATCAAAAGATAAAACAAGTAGTTTTAAcaacagaaacaaagaaaaaatagtCTATACAACATATACTTCCATTATACATTTTCTGTCATCTCATATCTAAATGCTTTTCATGTAAGAATTACATCGTTCACATAGCAAAGGGATTGTAAAAGCACGAGCAGCTGATGAGAGCAGAGCGCTTACCTGTTGCTCTGGAGACGCTTGACTGACAGTGTGAGCTCGGCGCGCTCCCGTCTCACTCCAGTCGAGTGGGCGTGGTCAGAGCGCACTTCATTAACAcgccagccaatcagaagccgAGTGTAGAATATAAACCACTCCCCCTCAATAACTACTGAAATCACCTCCTTATTTTAAAGTCGTGTCGGGAATTGTACATTAAACTTAAATTTTATTTACAGAAGATAAAATTCGACATATCTAAATCATGTttattatgaattttaaatatatacatacaacaaATCTACTATTTTGTATCCCAGTATTTTGACTATTtggaaataaaaaatgctgtcaGCAAATTATTTAAGtcttatgtatttgttttatcctATGTTCTTTAGCtgttttgttaattattattgcTGGAACTGCTGCAAATGTAGACTATTGATACTTTGATTTGGTTGGTTTGTACGTTTCCTGCacctcataaaaataaagaataacatatctctataaaataaaaatagtattatatatatgtgtgtgtgtgtgtgtgtgtgtgaacatgaagAAAAAATGGGATGAGATTGAATGTACTGAAAGTGGGGAATTACAGtccattatgttttattattacataaatataGCCATCGACCAATGATACAACAATATTTTTGTTATGCATTGccagatttaattaattattaataatttaattaattattgcatATCCTCCTGACTACAAAAAAAGGAggccatgagaaaaaaaaaaaagaaatcagataAAGTCCAGTTTTATATATAACATGATAACTatgttatgaaaaatatttttaaagaccattttaaatgtgtgtgaaatGGTCATTAACGAGTTTTAccattatatacaatgtatctataaactgTATCTAAGATACATATTAATGTGTTTGTGGGGCAACatagaatgaaaaataataatgggAGTGATAATTGGCAAGATTTTAATAAcaatgtctaatatatatatatatatatatatatatatatatatatatatatatatatatatatatatatatataattaaattaaaaatacatttatgcattttagcagacgcttatatccaaagcgacttacagtgcattcaggctatcaatttttacctatatatatatatatatatatatatatatatatatatatatatatatatatatatatatatatatatatatatatatatataggacccactttatattaagtggccttaactactatgtagttaaattataattattaatttagtacaatgcacttattgtgtacatacatgtttttacattgtacttatatttgaaaaatatctgcacataattacatatgtaatatatatatataattttctattaattttttgTAGGAAACATGCTTTAAGTCCTGCTGTCCTCTACGAAATCGATGTCCCGTTTCATAACAGAAGGTCATGTTTTGATTCGAAACCCCATAAGAttttctgagatgttgatttatgacaaacAATTTCAAAATTAGTCCGATTTAAGtgataattacaaaatatcaTAGCCATAAGGGTGTGTTACATGATGACTGTTTTCTCTGAAAGCGCTGCTGTCCGCACGTGCTCTGTTCAGGACATCCAGACCATAGACTGTGACGTGTTACGTCTCAGTCAAATGATTAACAATAAATGTCTTCTACAGAGGACAAAACTCCGTGGGCGGTAGTCAGGAGGATATCATATTAATGTTGCATCCTTGACGAATGGCTTTTTTTTATCCACTTCTGgatcgttttggataaaagagtctgctaaatgcatactcGTACGAGTGAGAACTCAATGGTACGTTCCGTCCCCCCTCTCTGGTTCATCATGGTATGCTCCACGCTGTGTCCGGTTCGCGGCGGCGCTGTTTCCGGTGCTGTGCCGTGAGAACTGCAGTGCGCTCGGTCCTTCCCGACAACATGCTATCCCGTTCCCGCTGTCTCACCCGGAGCCTCGGGCGCTCGATCTCCGCCCTGCGACaggtacttgtgtgtgtgtttgtgtgagccgtCAGTGTCCGGTCTGACCGAAAGACCGTTAACCGGGGGCGTGATGGCTCGCGTGAGCGGTAGGCCGCGGCCCAAGGGCAGCAGGACACTCGCAGCAGAACCGAGAGACACACGAAGAGAGAGTTTACCGCACATCACTGACGCTCACACACGCTTCTGCTGTGTTAAACGATGTGTTTATCAAGCTTTAATTACACACGTTAGAAGAGTGAGGTACACTAAGGAGTGTCACGAGCGCGAGCTGTCACTCGATAACAGGCCTGACAGTCACCGTGACGTCAGAGGTGTgtcagtgtctctctctctctctctctctctctctctctgtgtgtgtgtgtgtgtgtgtgtgtgtgtgtgtctgtctgtctgtctctgtgtgtgtcgctctctctctgtctgcgtgtgtgtgtgtgtgtctgtcagttaAAGGGTTAACTATGTTTGTATATCTGTAAAAAGCCAGTTCACGTTTCTGTAGCACTTTATACGATGGGGATTGTTTCAGAGCAGCTTCAACAGTAAtaaaccacaaaataaatgatGCAAACTTAGTCAAATATGAGACAAATCCTAAATATGTCTAAAAAGACAGCGCTGTCATTTTCCGTCCTGTCTTTATTTGTGACATGATGGGGAAAGAGGTTTAAGTAAGTGTGGGTTTTGCTGCTCGGTCAGTGTTGACTGATGGACTGCTGTCCTCTTGTTCTTCTGTCTAGAGTAACAGTGTTCTCGCTCGACGGGCCACGTCAGGTGAGTTTACAAGATCACATAGAAGGTGTTTCTGTAAGAGTACAGGTTTATCAGTCTcgtgtctttctctctcacaaacatGATCAGATGTGCCTGTGTCTGGTTTCTCCTCCAGGTATATCAGCGAGTCAGTGTGTCACCGTCAGGAACGGCCCGTAAGTATCAGTGACGTCTGCCGGAGGATCCCTGGCTCCTGGCGTTCCCAGCAGATTCAGAGTCACGGATCCGACCGGATTGTGTTGTGATGTTGTGTGTGCTGTTGATTTCCAGGAGCTGTGAGACCCGCTCGAGCGTCTATCAGATCAGATACTTCAACACCACGACCGCTCACAGTACGTTTCAGCACTAAAATAAGGTCTGGTGATACTCTGGTGCTAAAGAAGGGTTACACAGCATCAGTTTGCCTCGCTTTTACTCCTGATAAGACTGTGTACCTGTCAGAGTGTCAACACAGTTCTGTCACTTAAGGTCACTTTTCTTCTGAAGGTCAGGGTCAGCCGTCATTGATTTTAAGGTCAATATTTGAATtgttgtactggaaaacaagacagaaatactgaggaagaacattcactttttttttttttgttccagtgatcaaagatattttgtaaaatgaattaaaaattcaATGGCgatctgttttaaaaaaaaatttctccaAAATGTTGCCATAAATCATTTTCTAATTTTTTCGTGTTCCCTTCAACTTGgtcctttaaaagtaaaaaaaaaaaaaaaaggtttacgtTTATCTTCCTGAATCCTGCAGAGACCTTGTTCAGTGGTGAACTATAGAGTCAACAGCTCTCTCCAGTTGCACAGCTTCCACTTTAACGGTCTTCTGTGCTTGCAGGGAATGAGGTTCTCACAGTGAATACACCAGCGTTTGCTGAGTCTGTCACAGAGGGAGACGTCAGGTGGGAGAAAGGTAAGAGGAGTTCAGCAGGTGTGCAGGACAGACGTCTCGCCCCGTTAGACCCCGTTAACCCTCTTCTGTGTGTCTCCAGCTGTTGGGGACAGTGTCTCTGAAGACGAGGTCGTCTGTGAGATTGAGACTGATAAGGTAAGAAGTAGTTTTGAATGTTTAGGAGACTAACAGTTACGGTTTAATTATTGGTCTGTGCACACATCTGTTAGTGCCGTGTTGAGCAAGgcatttatttaagaaaatgtgTCGCGTTAAAAATAGTTCAACCTTTGGTACCGTGCCTCTGGACACCTGCCTTCTGTTCCAGGCTGTATTTGGTAGCAGGAGTGTGTCCTATTTCAGCAACCGTTAAGAAACCTGTCTGATGAACATGACTCTAACATTACATGGCTTCCTTAAGAGCATCCCGTCCGCTGGAGCGGAGTTGTTATCGAACCTCAAGGATATAAGACCTTTAGTTTAGTTTGaggaacaaaacatttaaaaaaatgtatctagtctgtgtgtgtctgtctgtctgtgtgtgtgttagggctgtgcgattaatcaaaatcaatCGAAATCATGATTTGAGACATTGGGATTTGCTTATCGCAAAAGCCTGCGATGTAgacacaatattactgtgttcCAGATCATATGCTTGACTGCCAGCCTTGAGTGACAGTCTTTCTAACCAATAGAGTGAGCACTTCTCTGTTCTACCCAATCAGACCTTCTACCAAATCAcaatatctgtcaaaaaaaatcaaaattagatattttccccatatcacacagccctagtgtgtgtgtgtgtgtctggtgtagAGTTAaggtgagttgtgtgtgtgtgtgtgtgtgtctggtgtagAGTTaaagtgaggtgtgtgtgtgtgtggtgtagagttaaggtgagttgtgtgtgtgtgtgtgtgtgtgtctggtgtagAGTTAaggtgagttgtgtgtgtgtgtgtgtgtgtgtctggtgtagAGTTAaggtgagttgtgtgtgtgtgtctggtgtagAGTTAAAGTGAGGTGTGTGGTGTAGAGTTAaggtgagttgtgtgtgtgtgtctggtgtagAGTTaaagtgaggtgtgtgtgtgtgtggtgtagagttaaggtgaggtgtgtgtgtgtgtgtagtgtagagttaaggtgaggtgtgtgtgtgtgtgtggtgtagtgtagagttaaggtgaggtgtgtgtgtgtggtgtagagTTAAGGTgagttgtgtgtgtatgtgtgtgtgtctggtgtagAGTTaaagtgaggtgtgtgtgtgtgtggtgtagagttaaggtgagttgtgtgtgtgtgtgtgtgtctggtgtagAGTTAaggtgagttgtgtgtgtgtgtgtctggtgtagagttaaggtgaggtgtgtgtggtgtagagttaagatgaggtgtgtgtgtgtgtgtgtgtagtgtagagttaaggtgaggtgtgtgtgtgtgtgtgtgtgtggtgtagagttaaggtgaggtgtgtgtgtgtgtgtgtgtgtagtgtagagttaaggtgaggtgtgtgtgtgtgtggtgtagtgtagagttaaggtgaggtgtgtgtgtgtggtgtagagttaaggtgaggtgtgtgtgtatgtgtgtgtgtctggtgtagAGTTAAAGTGAGGTGTGTGTGTAGTGTAGAGTTAAGttgagttgtgtgtgtgctgcagacgTCGGTGCAGGTTCCCTCTCCAGCTGCAGGAGTCATCGAGGAGCTGCTGGTTCCTGATGGAGGGAAAGTGGAAGGAGGAACTCCTCTGTTCAAACTCAAGAAAGGAGGTCAGACATGTTTgtttttgctaaatatatattaaagaccACCAGTTACACACAACccacttttacatggtgtttggaCATACATgcgtgttggcagtgtgtgaacacaaccaccctacaatgatGAAAATCCACTAACTCCTTATTTTTTATACCCATTAAACCAAATCAGTCTTATTAGACCTGCTGTTTTGATGTCACTTTGATTAGGCCCCGCCCACTGCCGCTGACTGACAAACTGCCGTTACAGTGCTTAGCTAACGTTGGAACCGTATTTTATTTCTCCTTCATCTGTGTGACTGGTTCACACATCTACAGCTGAACACCGGTTCTCTCGCTCTGTCATGTTGCTTCTACTGTTTATTGCTGTAGGTGTGCAGATCAGAGATGTAtaagccacgcccacttctgaagaCCAGGCGGGAAatatgcagctcatttgcatttaaagtgataCACAACAAAACAGCTCTTTATTAGAAACGtcgcaaaaatgacatttttccaAGTTATAATAAATGACCTggggggtattttgagctgacgCTTCACAGACGCATTCTGGGAACACCCAACACCAATATTACAGCTTATGAAAAGGTGCCTAAATGCATCTTATGTTGTAATCATTACCATCATAAGCTGAAGCCACTTCCTAACATGTTCAGTATGTGTTTAACTGATTACATGATCTTTACTAACCAGATAACATGTAACATGTAATGCACTAACTCTGACCAAATACTTCCGGTTTGTAACGTGAAGCTGCTTTTAAATGTGAATAAACTTATTAAAGCCAAGGAAACCTTACTTGTAAACAACAAAACTAACTTTTGAAGTCTTTATTAGggcaaatgaataataataaaaaataaaaagattacgATGGTCCAAGATCACATTGGAGTATGGTAGTATTAcaacaattaaatgtaaaattaaattaaagctatTAGCGCAAGAAAACCCCTGATTTGAAATGTCCATCTTCATCATAACCACAACCAGAAATATAGCGTCTGGTCTTTCTGAGCTAGGAAGTGGTTATTATTATAAACGAGTGCTGCGGTGGTTTGAGCTCTGACTGTGTTTCAGCTGGAGCTGTTAAGacgacagcagcagcagctcctCCTCCTGCAGCAGagactcctcctcctccaccagcTCCACCTGCTGCTCCGGCCGGAGGACCCATCCCCACCAGCATGCCCCCTGTACCCCCTGTGCCGGCCCAGCCCATCCAGTCCAAACCAGGTCAGGACAAATCTGATGCTGGACGTTCAGTAGAGCTTGAGATTGGTGTACTGTGACATTAACTTTGACTGGCACTGATGCTGTTGTTGATAAACGTTTGAGATGAGTGCATGACTGAACGATGTTGAAACACTCTTGCGTTGTGTCTGTTGTAGTTTCAGCCATCAAACCCACTGCagctcctgctgctgctgctgacacTGACGCTGGAGCCAGAGCCGCCCGATCAGAGCACAGGGTAAGACTCCTCACTCCTCCTAACTGTACGTTTACACACTACTGTACAACATGCATCACATACCCCGGGTAGAAAACACTTGCTGCGTGTGACTCGAGTCCGCCATTCAGGTCcacttttaactttaaaacaagcattattgttgttgtttttttgtattgaTCTGTTTGTCACTTAAGTGCAGAAAGCTCTTAAATGAATTTAGTTCACTAGAGGACCTATTTAGTGAGATTTTGCCTGAAAAGgttttataatgttatatgttaatttaataaatctTGTATTGTATCACTTGCTGTATTAGTTTGCttggtttttattgtatttatatgacGTTAGTGTCTTTGTTATTAGTTTTTGCCGTGAAAATAGCCTCAGATGGAATTAAATACTACAATTTATTTAGTATCATTTAATGCAGTTATTTGCTATTAGTGACCAAACAAGATGTTAAACACAAACACTGTAGTATGGGAGACCaccaaaataatgcttttttttttttttttttgccatttccagtCATTTATTTGGATAATCAAATCTCATAGTCTGCTCATTGACTTGACTTCAAAATGTGGTGTATTGGCAAAGCATATCCGTGAACACTTATCCTACCCTTGCCCCTCATGAACCTTCATGTTCAGTGAGCGCTTCAGTTTAAAAGTGTAATAATGCAATAATGTATATGAGCTGTTTTTCAGCTGCATGTTTGATTTATCAAGTAGGTTATTTTAGATGGACTACTGacctttttttgtctttctgagagttttttacaatatttctgtttaaacCGTCATGAAATTAGTCGTGAACTTAAACAGTACAAATGTGAGTAATCAAGGCGTTGTTTACCGAATTAAATGCAATGTATATGAATGTGTAACAGTGTTAAATGCCATTTGGAGATTTTCATCAACATTTTGAGTGATGCCTGATTGTTGAATCCGTGACCTCAGTCTATCTGTGCTCTTTAAGAAAATCAAGCCAAATCAAAATGTGCATTGGTCTCTATATTAACACTGCTTTTTGCATGAAATGATATTAAAAATAGCACAAATACTGCAGAGGCCCAGCGTTCCCTTGCTCAGCCCACTTGTGGTTTTGTTTCAGGTGAAGATGAACCGCATGAGACTGCGAATCGCTCAGCGGCTGAAGGAAGCGCAGAACACCTGTGCCATGCTGACAACCTTCAATGAAGTCGATATGAGGTCTGTAACAGCAAACAAGCAAGATTATACAGTCACTGGTGCTTTGACATGTGTTTTTAGTACCCTACCAGTCAAAGGCTGGTGCTCACCTACTCAGTTTTGTCTACACTTcaggaaaaaaagtgatttaCTTAGAAATAACACAAATTGAACTCTTTGAGGATAATGGAAACATGACACTAGGGCTCTGTAGTGAGACACATTTCACCATTTGATGTCCATTCACTAGCCTGCGatttaaattttgatttcatttcgatatctatctatttattggATATAAAATTAAAACCGTAAACTATCAAATAAGCCCTCTCACTTTGTACATTTAAATTGCACTTATGGCAGTTTtgataatgttatttaataaaaaaatagcgatcatgatttttcatggccgattccgataccgatttttctacaagcaaactggccgatacTGATTTCTGATTTGTAcaaatctttaagcaacaaacaagaaaggaggaaagtgtgcataaaccagatgtttatttggtatttaataggccaaactggcttttggctactGAAAACTATAGACGTATCCATCTGAAATTATGGGCAGTAACTGCAGAGCaattagcctacattcaatataaacacagatggtacagacatcagcatttagcttttgtttttgaattgag
It includes:
- the dlst gene encoding dihydrolipoyllysine-residue succinyltransferase component of 2-oxoglutarate dehydrogenase complex, mitochondrial — protein: MLHAVSGSRRRCFRCCAVRTAVRSVLPDNMLSRSRCLTRSLGRSISALRQSNSVLARRATSGISASQCVTVRNGPSCETRSSVYQIRYFNTTTAHRNEVLTVNTPAFAESVTEGDVRWEKAVGDSVSEDEVVCEIETDKTSVQVPSPAAGVIEELLVPDGGKVEGGTPLFKLKKGAGAVKTTAAAAPPPAAETPPPPPAPPAAPAGGPIPTSMPPVPPVPAQPIQSKPVSAIKPTAAPAAAADTDAGARAARSEHRVKMNRMRLRIAQRLKEAQNTCAMLTTFNEVDMSNITEMRTQYKDAFLKKHGIKLGFMSAFVKAAAYALTEQPAVNAVIDDTTKEIVYRDYVDISVAVATPKGLVVPVIRGVEGMNFADIERTINELGEKARKNELAVEDMDGGTFTISNGGVFGSMFGTPIINPPQSAILGMHGIFDRPVAIAGKVEVRPMMYVALTYDHRLIDGREAVTFLRKIKSVVEDPRVLLLDM